TGGCCACAACAAAGTAAGCTTTCGATTTAATCTCAAATGATCTCTCTCTgtctttctattcttttttgtcTCTCCCACTTGAATATGTGTTACTAATGatctttatttctatttttggatttgaaagGTGGAATTTTACCTGATGAGAATACGAGATTATCATAATCCCTCTATAAGACAATGCATATGACCCATTCCAGTGCAAGAAAAAACTATGTAGAAGTAACACTAGATACCTGTTCATTTTTTACATGGGTCAACCAGTCTTGAGTATGGTCTAGTTACGCGTATACATGACATGAGCTCCACCCACTTATTAGCATTCCTTTTAGATTGACCGGAGTCAAACTCGAAGTTGAGTCAACTTTGGTCTAAGTAGTTCTTGAATCTCCTACCCACTAAGGGGAAGGGTCCTGAATCAACCATCTCCAGTATGGTCTCGTTACGCGTATGCATGACAGTTCCACTCACTAAAGGGCACTAGGACTGCTTTTAGATTGACCTGGGTCAACTCGTAAGTGGGCCAATCTGGGTCAACTGGTTCTTTGATCAGTCAGTCTGTTACCCTATACGAAACTGTGGGTCATGGGTATTTACGCGTATTCCTGACTAAAAGCACTAGGACTGCTTTTATATTGACCGGAGTCAACCCAAAATTGGATCAATCTTGGTCAAGTAGTTCTTGGATATCAATCGATCTCCTACCCAACGAGGGGGTTGGGGGCGTGGGTGTCATGGGTCAACCGGTGTGATGGGTCAAGTTATGGACCACAGGCAAATTACTCGAGACCTGTGTGGGTTAATTGCAGTTCCTGACTCGACAAGTGGACCAATTGTATTGAGTTCAGCTGGACCACAGAAGCTCTTAAGTCTAAACTCCTAAGAACCCAAGCCAATTACAACACATAAAAACTTTGTTAGAGAACAAAATATCGATAATATTctagggagaaagaaccctaGAATATTATATGAGAGAAAGTTGGAAATCGTATTTTATCAGTTTAGTGTAGGCAACATCAGTGTGCGAGGTCAATGGAAGAATGCATAAGAGAATTTTCAACGCATTGGGTGGGAGTAGCGTAGTCTTTTTACGTCCACGTATATCTGGGCAAAGAAAACACCAGACTTTCCACCAATATCCTATTAATGTTTGAGAAAAATGTACAAATGCAGATTAGATTCCGTATTACAAATTAAGCTTTAAACTAAGTCTCTCTCTATCTGTTTTTAACTTTTATTAATTACTTTGACCCTGAGTAAGTTGATAAACTTTGACTCCGATCGATGCTTCGTGCATGCATTAGTTTCATGCATGCACAAAGACAAGGTTATGCATGTAACGAACATTAATAGATTTAATTTACTTACAGTGACGGGTTTAGCCCATAATTAGAGGTTTCAATGAATCAAGACAAGCTTAAGCACctagttttgattttttattgctCGGAATCATTTGTATGGAGCCACCTGTTTTCATATTATTACCAAACCAATATATGATTTAGTACGTACACCCATTTATTAATATAGGGAATCAATTTGTCTTTCCCCATGTTAGAAGTAATTATAATATCTTTGGACATACATTATCTAAGTTTCATCATTCTTAGATTAATCTATTTCGATGTATAAAAACTCTAATGGTATTGTTTCaacttgaaatatttggttggaAGTATTGGGGAATGTGTTagatagggaaaaaaaattacttcaACCCAGAATGATTCCAGTCCCAATCTGACATTTTGTTTAAAACAATAAAACTTTCTCACAATTTCATCCTCCCCAAATGGGTAAGATGGGATAGTTCATTACCATATATCTGTGGTAGGGTACATTATGAACCCTAATATTCGTAAATCAgataaatcaaaaaaaaaaaattggataatTACTATCAATGGCCCATAGGCCATGGCAATCCAAAGGCAGTTGAGGTGGTATCCCAACTCAAGGAACGATGGCCTGGGAAGGGGGAGGGAATGGGTGTAAGGGGAACAAAGAGGGGTGTGGGGAATACAGGATGTTTGACATTTAATTGGGGGGAGAGTCGAATGAGTGATCTCTCCCAAGGACTTATGCCAGTGGACTTTGATTCTCTCCAGTTGTGGGATGCCCAATGCGCATCTAACGAGTGGGAAGATCTAGTGTTGTGCACCCATGTGTTGAGTTGTGTGTTCTGGTCTTCCCAACCATCGGATGTCATACTAAGTGTTCCCAACGGTTGAAGAAGATTCGAATCCTAAGCCACCATTCTGCTATGTACTCTGACAACCACCACTATGCCGAAGGTGCTTACTGCTAATGCATCGCattcattttatattattttggaCTAATACATCAGATGTAGTTTACTTTCTCAGtcaacatggaaaaaaaaaaaaaacccatacaTTAATTTTATCGAAGAATGTATACCAGgatttcaagtattggtatcgtatcggtcataTCATATCGGTATTGACTGAGAATGATCCCCAATCCTTGACCGATCCTGATTGGTTATCCGTATCTTTTCAGGGGTAAGACAATAAAAAAGACGTactttttctaaaaataaggAGCAAAAGTGACTGATACACACTGATCTTCTTCGATACTGATTTGAAGTTGATCACTATCGACAGagaccaatatcaataccaataccgataactaaatccatgataaTTACTGACATTCCAAATTAATCAGTTTTTTTTACAGTGGGTTTTCCTTTTGGTAATAAATAAACTAAGAAAACCATTTTCCAGTTCACCTAGCTAGGCTAGAAAGGATTAATAGGGGCAGGTTATAAATTACCAGAGACTTTTAAGATGCTGATAACTAGTCGATATtgaattggtttaaaaaaaatattgaggAAAAAAAGTAGCAAAATCTTCTTGGTAAAATCGTCTGATCCTGTCTAGCATGGATGATCTGTATTAGTATCAGTGGTAACTGATATGGGACCAATACAGCGAATTAAATCCCTGAGACCCATGGTTCCACttcactttaaaaaaaaaaaaattaataatcattaaaaaaaaaaaaaagaaccttaGTTTTGTATGATACCTCTTTCAGTAAAAGATGTGACACTGGCTCTTGGGGAACACTAGTATGAGACTACTCAACTTTGAAGGNNNNNNNNNNNNNNNNNNNNNNNNNNNNNNNNNNNNNNNNNNNNNNNNNNNNNNNNNNNNNNNNNNNNNNNNNNNNNNNNNNNNNNNNNNNNNNNNNNNNNNNNNNNNNNNNNNNNNNNNNNNNNNNNNNNNNNNNNNNNNNNNNNNNNNNNNNNNNNNNNNNNNNNNNNNNNNNNNNNNNNNNNNNNNNNNNNNNNNNNNNNNNNNNNNNNNNNNCATTGAacaaatcaaaatcatattgAAATACAAATAAAACCAATATGATTTATGACCAtatcttctatattttttttcttcctttttttttttttttttggtcaaattggTGGTGATCTAAAACAAATTGAAACATAATATTGAAGATAAACATGGCTTAAAGTTGAAGATGTAAGATGAGAAGTAAAAGAGAAATGACCTCCCCCACACTTGGGTCTGTAATACATTTAATTTTCttcattagaagaaaaaaggaaaaaaaggtttTGTCCTGCTTAAAGCCTTAAACACATATCAACACTAGTAAATAATAAGAACACAACAAAAAAAGCTTAGACAACTACTaattaatcaaaattttcagatcATTTAATTTGTGTTTCTGCATTGGTGACTGGTTTTGACTGCAATCCAAAACCTGTGGCATCCGATCTCTTCATTATCCTCAACCTTTTGCATGACTCAGTAAACATCCTGTGAAATGGCAATTGACATTATATAAGTAAATCAcattaaattaataattaatttatataagtaattaataaaagagaaaaaattgaaCATGCTAGTGTGGGTAAGATTCCACTCCATAGAGCTCAGGGACTAGAGAATGATCACACGATTGAGATGACCTAGGGACTAgccgtgggatcactctctaatCCTTAGGCTCTATTGAGAGGAGTTGGATCCTTCTAGTGTTGTGTCCAACATCATGTCACTGTATCTGTGTCCCTCCTTTCCTTTTGAAAAGTCTCTCCTATTTTTCATATCTTAACCCTCCCCTTGATTGATTCGCTACTCCCCCATGAGAGTGGATCAAGTTCACGCATGTAAACGTACGAGAATGATCCTAATTTGttgatttagaatcaattttctctctcttcatttaatagattttaaattcaCGAATAAGATCTTATACGTGAACTTGATCCGTTCGTCTCTCCCATTGGTGTCCAAATCTTcactcattaaaaaaataaaataaataaaactcatAGTGCACTTCGACAGTCCGCATACAGTATGGGGACTTGGGAACTTCCAGTGGCACTGTACATTCAAACAGAGAAGCCTCATGGGAAAGTGTGTGGAAGGGATGGACTGGAGAGAACTTGGCGCGTCCTTATCTGAGCTGTCTTTGAATCAGTGGGGTCAAGGCTTTCTAGGGACAATTTTGTCATTAAAATGGACATCTTCATTATCATTATGGGAAGCCAATCCTTTTGCTTTGCTGTCGGCCAGCCTGGTTTGGTTGAAGAAGTTAAGTCctcaaaccaaagaaaaaaaaaagttttgttgAATTACAATAATGTCCTTTTACCCAATTTTTCCAAATTGATTATGTAAGATTTTGACATAAAATTAGATTTCAATCTTATAAACCTGCTTACATGGTAAGAGAATCCAAGTAACCCAATCACTCAAGGCATTTGGCCGTTCGTTTCACATGAGGGTTGGGATCTGAAGATCGACTATTTTGATACTATTGAGAGGAACTCAGAAGAACACAACCTCATAATTTAGCTTACAAGATGAGAAAGTCCAAGAGTATATGCATGCACATTAAGTCTGTTTCATAACCAATGTGGGATCAATCCTCCATATGACTAATATAGGATCGTAACAGATTTATGGTATTCGTAACTTAATTATACGTATATACGAGATTATTAACATAAGATTAACAAGAATACTGGTATCTGATCTATGCATAAAATTGGAGATcctaataaaaaatcaaagagaccATAAATTAAGACTATTTAAAACTGTGTGTATTGGATTAAAATAATCTCATTCTGCACTACTGCTTAACTTAGCGGGAAAATTctttaaattaaaagaaaagatgagagaCAGATAAAGACTTACTCCCAAGGAACATCCCCAACGAGCATCCAGTCTCCATCTTTGTCTTCATAAATGGGAATATATTCCGAACTGTCTGAATCCTTCCACAAGCCACCTGCTATCACAAGTTTTAAACtcaaattattaattatttttaataattaaattaaatttaatagTCCAATGTGAAGACTTATAGATATTTGAATACTTTCTTAACGGCAAACTTTTAAGGATAAATTTTACCTAAATCCCTaacaaataatgaaaataagaaTATAAAGGAATTCACCGATGCGGTAGCAACCAAAGAGCTCTTCAAAGCCAACGCCAAGATCAGAGTACCCTTTATGAGTCTTCAAATCTATTTTGCGAAGAAAAGGTGCTCCATCCATACTAACTTTCACGTACAGTTTAGCTGTATCAGCCTGAGCAGCAGCATTGTTCTTTTTCCGGTAAGAACAAACCGGTGGCCACCCTACAATTTGagtcttgttgttgttgttgttgttctgaTTTTTCCGGTGGTGGTCACCTCTGCTTGAGCTGTTCTGATCATCCGCCGCGGCGGAGATCTCAGAGAAAACCCTCTTCTTATTCTCATTCTTGTTGTCCCTAGAAGGACCATTACCATTATCACCAGGAAGACCCAACCTCAGCTCTGTAATTTCAAGCCCTAAACCCTGCTTTGCCATTTCTTGATTCCTTGTCTTCTCTTGTTTGGGTTAATAGAAATATTGGAAAGGGAAGGGTTGGGTTttataagagaagagaagagaagggaagggaagggaagggaaggagacATCAGACATGGAGAAGGCAGTGACAGGTCAACCAGGGTTGAGTGGTCGGTAATAAGAGTGGCAAAAGTGGGGACTATATGCCGCTTAATAGGCTAATTAGTATTATTATACGGTTGGCACTTAAAAATAAGGTTGAGATATGGAGACAGATATCGTAGGGTTGTTGGCTACTGATGCAGTGGTTGGTTTTAATCCGAACCGTTTGATGTAATGAATGGAAACAGACCATGTGCCATGCCACCTCCCTGGGCCCCACTCGAACTCATGtcccattattttttatttttttggctagTTTTTTGAATAAAGATTCTaaccattaattaattaattaataatgcAAATTAGTAATTAAACCTAATAGAGAAGCCAAAGATAAATGTATAACTAGTTGGCATTCATGCAtgacatggatgaaattttgttGTTACCTGGGTTATGGAAATTTTCTTGCTATTCGGGTTGgtagtcaaagaaatagaatttcGAAGGGTGttttaaaaaattgtaaaaCCTAGAAGGATATTTCATATTTATGAACCTAAAGTATTATTTCATTTTCCTGCAAGAAAGTTCCTGCAGTCCAGGTAGCAGCAAAAACTTTTCTCGCTAGACATGTGCTATCTGATGACTTTTGTATGTGATTATAGTCGGCAATTTCAGTTAGAAATTCACTGCAACATACATTTAGTAAATCTAGAATTATgtaatatatatgtatatatatatatatatatatattccattgGCAGCAGTTAGTCTTTGGGTAGTACGTTCATAGTACTGAGTTGGAATGACTCATTCGTTAATGCAATTAAGTTGAGCACCAGAGTCAACAATTGCAATGGTAAAGAGTTTGAAGGAAGCATTAACAAGAGTAATATGAATATACCAATTTGGGTTTGAAATGCCAAGGACAAATCCTGGAGGAGAGGTGCCATTAgcaaaaggattttcaaaaagTTCATTTGGAATTGGTTCCTGGGCagtagagttttgtggaggtgTTTGTCGAGATAGGAGggataattgttgtttgattGTTTTGATTTCATGTTGTAGAGTTGCAGTAgtattttctagggttttgattcGAGTGGAATGATTAGGGACTGAGTTTTATGTTTTATCAAATTTGTGAAGTAAGTTTTGTAAACCATAAGGGTGGACAGtgttttgatttttaatattttgcttGAGGTGTTCAAGACACGCTTTCTTGTATTCGGAATCTGTCAAATTGTCAATGTATTCAAAAATGTTTGATTGGGGGGATGGTCCCAACATGCGAACAGATTTGAGAGTACAATCTTCACAACTTAAACCAATAGTGTaagaatcacaagcacaagCTTGAAGTTTATCATTGTCAGTTGAGTTGGAGATAGAATGCTCGGACGCTTGGACTTGGTTTAATTTGGAGTTTTGCTCTTCAAAAGATGAGGAGGAAGTGTCTTGCAAAAATGcaaaaaattgggattttttctttagaaatttGTAAGGAATTAATTCTTTTTGAAACTAGGCAGTATTTGACGATGTGGCCAGGTTGCCCACACCTAAAGCATCCTTGGGAAGTTGGATATGGtttaaaatctctttgatttttaggtgccttgaaaggcttcttgTACTTCTATATTTTGATCTTGAAGAAGGTTTTTGGTAAAATTCTGGAGTTGTGAAAGGTTTGCGGGAAACATAAATCTTTGATTTGTAAAAATCTTTATAATATTTGCTAGAAGATTTGTGTTTATATTTATGTTTCGTTGGTGGTCTAAGAGGAGCAAAACCAAATTACTCACAAATACCTCCTAActcttttttataaaattattttccttGTTAATTTGTTTCTTCAACCTGATATCAGTGCACAGGGCTAAACCCTCTTCATGAATCAAGCTAATAATTTGGTCGTAAGTCATTTGGTCATAGGAAATAATCCCATCATTTTATTTGTGAAGTCGTTATTTGACTTTCTCGGAAAATAAGGTTGGAAGACCTGtaagaaacttttctttccaacagggaatgtttgcatcaggtctggttaGGACTTTGGTTAAGAGggtatctttgtaccatttgaagtcgtgtaattttttacacctaaggtttgataattgttcggTTGTTcgatctttgagacgagaaggatTACCTAAgaagtaatttgcaatgctgaaaataagggtattaacagcatcttcTATAGATTGTGTTGGACGGCCATtaatatttcagttttttggttGTCGGttaggacataatcccaccaacctttgagttggccgaTAAAGCCAGAAATAAGCAGGGTTGTAAAGAGGAGTACCATCAGGGGTTACTTGGATGGCCAttaatatttcaattttttgatcGTCGGTCAAGACATAAtctcaccaacctttgagttggccggTAAAGCCAGAAATAAACAGGGTTGCAACAGCACTGTTGGCCGTATTTTTAATACTGTGTGCGTtactaaccatggtcatttcttttaatttgttCATAAGATTATGTTCTAAcaaaccatctatgttccattcatagatgattccgCTTTGATAGGAAGcttgaggagcagttcctcttACATCAATTTGAAGGTTAGGGAAGACCGAATGTTGAGTTGagctttgaccaatttgattaatttgtggGATAATCGGTGACTCATAGTTAGAACTAGACACAGAGTCggaggaatatccatcaaggGTAAGAACCTGACGATTGACAGATTCAGCAGATGGTTGGTTTTGTATTGGCGTCTCAAGAGCCTCTAAGGTTGTGAGACGGTGATTTATTTGGTGAAGTAAATAAGATTTGTTAAGTTCCTTTTGTTGTGTTCGTGGAATGTTATAAGGTTTGAAAAGGGAGGTATTTGATGGAATAGTGGCCGTGATTAAGGATGAAGAGGCCACgggttttggttggacaaggttctCGACTCAGGAGAGTTGGTCTCCTATGGTTTGAAGATATAGATTTGTGAAATTTAATTATTCAATTTGTCTTCTATTTGGATCATCTTGTTCTGCTACTTTGAATGGAGAAGCAGTTAATTCTGCGTTTTTTAAAGTGTATTTAATGCTTTCCACTGGAGGATGGATAACAGTTGTAGTTGGACCGGTGTTAAGGATCCAAGATTTATGAGTAGTTGTTTGGGTACAAACTTGATTATGCCAACGGTAGTCTATATTGTTGTCTTGGGTATAAATATCAAagtatgtaaaaaagaaaacatttgctttaagatttgtcataaaattataccaatttgttctaatttgagcttgttattcaagattaaaagttttgaagaaccaatcacgttttgttttattttttgatgattcGAAATTGGTTCGAAATAAGGGTTTATTAATTTGATATTCTTCATTTGTTTGGAGCATATAGACTACTGAGTCATGTTGAGGTCGAGCCACCTCAGAATGGGTTGGAGATTGGGGATGATTTTGATCGGAAGGGGTTGAATCTGGAATAGAGGACACAATCTCATATGTTCCGTGGACAACATTTACCTGAATTAACTCCAGCAAGGTTTTGGATAGGAGGAGGAGTCCTCCGGGGTGGacttaaatgaaaataatttgtGGTTGAAGAGGTCGAAGCATCAGAACAAGATCTACGGGAGCTTTGGTAAATTGGAGGGGGAATTTATCGGTTAAACTGAAGGGTAACTAATCCATCTATGGTTTGGGAGATGGACTGAATGTTGGTGTTAGAGATTTGGGGTTGAGGTGTTGTAGTTTGTATTTTccattcttcagggaaagaGATGTTTTTCCACTGAACGAGCCTGGGATAGATAAACCGAAGGAgtcattaatatatatatatatatatatagagagagagagagagagagagagagagagagactagaaTCTacaattatatattaaaaattacATTGTAGAAAGTGATTCTAATTATATGATACAATttggaaaggggaaagggatagctatCGGGTCACATAACCCAGGGACCAATGAGAGCTTGCATAGAAGCACAGACGTGGAtggaactcttttttttttttttttttttNNNNNNNNNNNNNNNNNNNNNNNNNNNNNNNNNNNNNNNNNNNNNNNNNNNNNNNNNNNNNNNNNNNNNNNNNNNNNNNNNNNNNNNNNNNNNNNNNNNNNNNNNNNNNNNNNNNNNNNNNNNNNNNNNNNNNNNNNNNNNNNNNNNNNNNNNNNNNNNNNNNNNNNNNNNNNNNNNNNNNNNNNNNNNNNNNNNNNNNNNNNNNNNNNNNNNNNNNNNNNNNNNNNNNNNNNNNNNNNNNNNNNNNNNNNNNNNNNNNNNNNNNNNNNNNNNNNNNNNNNNNNNNNNNNNNNNNNNNNNNNNNNNNNNNNNNNNNNNNNNNNNNNNNNNNNNNNNNNNNNNNNNNNNNNNNNNNNNNNNNNNNNNNNNNNNNNNNNNNNNNNNNNNNNNNNNNNNNNNNNNNNNNNNNNNNNNNNNNNNNNNNNNNNNNNNNNNNNNNNNNNNNNNNNNNNNNNNNNNNNNNNNNNNNNNNNNNNNNNNNNNNNNNNNNNNNNNNNNNNNNNNNNNNNNNNNNNNNNNNNNNNNNNNNNNNNNNNNNNNNNNNNNNNNNNNNNNNNNNNNNNNNNNNNNNNNNNNNNNNNNNNNNNNNNNNNNNNNNNNNNNNNNNNNNNNNNNNNNNNNNNNNNNNNNNNNNNNNNNNNNNNNNNNNNNNNNNNNNNNNNNNNNNNNNNNNNNNNNNNNNNNNNNNNNNNNNNNNNNNNNNNNNNNNNNNNNNNNNNNNNNNNNNNNNNNNNNNNNNNNNNNNNNNNNNNNNNNNNNNNNNNNNNNNNNNNNNNNNNNNNNNNNNNNNNNNNNNNNNNNNNNNNNNNNNNNNNNNNNNNNNNNNNNNNNNNNNNNNNNNNNNNNNNNNNNNNNNNNNNNNNNNNNNNNNNNNNNNNNNNNNNNNNNNNNNNNNNNNNNNNNNNNNNNNNNNNNNNNNNNNNNNNNNNNNNNNNNNNNNNNNNNNNNNNNNNNNNNNNNNNNNNNNNNNNNNNNNNNNNNNNNNNNNNNNNNNNNNNNNNNNNNNNNNNNNNNNNNNNNNNNNNNNNNNNNNNNNNNNNNNNNNNNNNNNNNNNNNNNNNNNNNNNNNNNNNNNNNNNNNNNNNNNNNNNNNNNNNNNNNNNNNNNNNNNNNNNNNNNNNNNNNNNNNNNNNNNNNNNNNNNNNNNNNNNNNNNNNNNNNNNNNNNNNNNNNNNNNNNNNNNNNNNNNNNNNNNNNNNNNNNNNNNNNNNNNNNNNNNNNNNNNNNNNNNNNNNNNNNNNNNNNNNNNNNNNNNNNNNNNNNNNNNNNNNNNNNNNNNNNNNNNNNNNNNNNNNNNNNNNNNNNNNNNNNNNNNNNNNNNNNNNNNNNNNNNNNNNNNNNNNNNNNNNNNNNNNNNNNNNNNNNNNNNNNNNNNNNNNNNNNNNNNNNNNNNNNNNNNNNNNNNNNNNNNNNNNNNNNNNNNNNNNNNNNNNNNNNNNNNNNNNNNNNNNNNNNNNNNNNNNNNNNNNNNNNNNNNNNNNNNNNNNNNNNNNNNNNNNNNNNNNNNNNNNNNNNNNNNNNNNNNNNNNNNNNNNNNNNNNNNNNNNNNNNNNNNNNNNNNNNNNNNNNNNNNNNNNNNNNNNNNNNNNNNNNNNNNNNNNNNNNNNNNNNNNNNNNNNNNNNNNNNNNNNNNNNNNNNNNNNNNNNNNNNNNNNNNNNNNNNNNNNNNNNNNNNNNNNNNNNNNNNNNNNNNNNNNNNNNNNNNNNNNNNNNNNNNNNNNNNNNNNNNNNNNNNNNNNNNNNNNNNNNNNNNNNNNNNNNNNNNNNNNNNNNNNNNNNNNNNNNNNNNNNNNNNNNNNNNNNNNNNNNNNNNNNNNNNNNNNNNNNNNNNNNNNNNNNNNNNNNNNNNNNNNNNNNNNNNNNNNNNNNNNNNNNNNNNNNNTCTACATATccatcaaatcaaaatttaagaAACAGAATAAATGGGAACCCTTCCCAGTTCCCCCTAATCACTATTTAGGGTTCCTTGGACAACCTGGCTTTGAAAAGGGCCAAAGCCCATCTATGGTCCACTTTGCCCAGATTAAGGAGTTGGGTGGGAATCTCTCTCTACTCTGTAAAGTTGATCATGGGCCCCATGGGTAATGATTTTGATGGGCCCTGTCTGGGTTTTGGTTGAAGAAGCTTCTCAGTTCTTACTGTAATTAGTTGGCTTCCTTTGTTTGGATTAATAGGAGAAATCTTGCAGGGTTTAAGTTGTGTGTCGCACGTGCAAAATAACTTAACTGGGGAGTTGGgcagttgggacttgggagtctTTTTTCTTTAGAGGTTAATTTAATAATGAAAGGGTGGGTGGGAGACGGTATTCCGTGTTCCTTGTGTACAGACCATATGTTCCCTTGTTGTTAGACAAGATAATAGGGTACAAAGGAGTGGGTCCCACGTAAGGGACACACGTGATGCCTTGTCCTGGCCTGGCAAACCTTTCCCATGGGATCTCCTTGTCTTCTCTAACTCATTCATTTAAGCGACAACCCCTACAACTAATTCTAATGTGACACACACATATACACACGcacgcagagagagagagagagagagctctaaAGCTTCATTAAATAGGTTCTTAGATATTAGAGGGTACATCTATCTAATTATTGGATGTGGAACTCATCAAGGCATGTGGGAGAATCTGATCCGTTGATATGGTTGAAAAGGGAAGACCCATGTGCTTCCTCGTAAGAGATTGACCCAATAAAAAATAGATCATCTATCGTATCGAGTCAGTATCCaatatttgtctttttttttttcccccaaatatatatatatttttattcttataatgACAGAAGGAAGGACATGTGTTGGATGCTGA
The Macadamia integrifolia cultivar HAES 741 unplaced genomic scaffold, SCU_Mint_v3 scaffold212, whole genome shotgun sequence DNA segment above includes these coding regions:
- the LOC122065786 gene encoding auxin-induced protein AUX22-like isoform X1, producing the protein MAKQGLGLEITELRLGLPGDNGNGPSRDNKNENKKRVFSEISAAADDQNSSSRGDHHRKNQNNNNNNKTQIVGWPPVCSYRKKNNAAAQADTAKLYVKVSMDGAPFLRKIDLKTHKGYSDLGVGFEELFGCYRIAGGLWKDSDSSEYIPIYEDKDGDWMLVGDVPWEMFTESCKRLRIMKRSDATGFGLQSKPVTNAETQIK
- the LOC122065786 gene encoding auxin-induced protein AUX22-like isoform X2, which encodes MAKQGLGLEITELRLGLPGDNGNGPSRDNKNENKKRVFSEISAAADDQNSSSRGDHHRKNQNNNNNNKTQIVGWPPVCSYRKKNNAAAQADTAKLYVKVSMDGAPFLRKIDLKTHKGYSDLGVGFEELFGCYRIGGLWKDSDSSEYIPIYEDKDGDWMLVGDVPWEMFTESCKRLRIMKRSDATGFGLQSKPVTNAETQIK